The Brumimicrobium sp. genomic interval AGACGAACCTTCTCGCTATATTTTACAACTCGAATTGGAATTAGCTAAGAAAGCGCCTAATATCACTATTCAAAAATATGATTATATCGTTGGAGATAGTGAGAAAAATAACAGTCAAATTGTCGTAGAAAAAACTGCACCTGTACTTGCTCGGTTGGATGAATATTTTTTACATAAGACCTCTGCTTCTGCTTTAAAAACAGCTCTTACTTGTTCCCTAGATTTTTATTATAAGTATTTAATAGGCATGGGAGAAGAGAAAATTGTAGAGGAGGATATGGAGTCTAATACCTTTGGTAGTTTTGTACATAGCACCTTGGAAGAATTATACGGTAAATTTGCTCAGTTTAATAAAAAGGGTGAATCTTTATCTCCTCGTAAGTTAACTGAACTTGATTATGAAGATTTTATAAATCGACAAAAAGATATCTTAAGTAATAAATTCAATAAATTCTTTAATATATCTAATAATCAACATGTTGAAGGTAAAAATTATTTAAGTTTAGAGATGGCTTCTTATCTCATGGAGCAATTGCTAAAAAAAGAAAGAAAGGAGTTTAAAAATGAAGGTGGATTGATTATCAATAGTGTTGAAAGAGAATTAAAAAAGACACTACATTTATCCATTAACGGGGTAATTAAAGAAATTAATTTTATTGGTATTTTAGATAGAATTGATGAAGTGAAGGGGTTAAAGCGAATTATTGATTATAAAACCGGTAAATGTGAAAGAAATGATGTTATAATAAGCGGAAAATCTAAGCAATTTGAAACAGATGACGGTAAGGTTCAATACATGTTAGACCAATTGAAAACGCGTAAATATGTATTTCAGTTATTGGTATATAATATGCTTTTTTACCAAGAATTCGGATATTACCCTGACAGAGTGGGGATTGTTTCACTTGTTAATTTGAAAGAGAGTCCATTCTATCTAATAAATGATTTTACTGATACTTTTGAAGAACTTATGGAGCTGTTTGAAAAGGCATTAACTCTTCTTATCACAAATTTATACGATACAAATATTCCATTTGTACATGATGATAAAGCCTTGTATTGTGGGTATTGTTAAGTAATCTATTTAACTTTCTCCATTACCACTTCGGACAAGTATCACATCCATTTGAGCTAGTAAATAAAGAGAATCCTAAACTTATATTAGGAGATAAAAACCCTAATTTTTGAATAGCAAAGGATTCAGCGTTATTACCTGTTTTAATTTTGTTCTGACTTAAATAGCCACCATCTAAACCTAATTGTAAAAAAACATGTTGCCAAAAATCAAAACGTAAACCAATATTAGCAGCAATTCCTAATCCTCCAAACGAGGAAATGCTTTGCTTTGTTATTCCATTAAAAGTATAATCTATTTTGGTTTGAATTCCTCCAATTTTTAGTCCATAAACAGTCTGAAATGAGAAAGCTCCTGTTCTTGACTTTATCCATTCATCGGCACGCTGTACTCCAAGCGCAAAATAATTCATTCCTTGTCGTTGCTGTATATTAAAATCATTTCGACGAAGGATAATCGGTAGGTTTGTGTAAGTTCCAGTATATGTTTCATTACTCTCAGGGGCAAAAGTTCCATCTAATTGTATCGATTGGTTATCTACAAAGAATGTATTGTATCTATCATAACTCACTATTATTGCCCACTTATTAGCGATATAATATCCCAATTTAGCTCCAAATTGAGGGGAAGAGGTAGATATAAAACTTGCTATTCCTTTCCCTTCTATGTTATCTCTAATCTGAACATTTTTAAGCGTTATAGTATAGTTGGTATTGTGTAATTCTACGTCTGATCTTGAATAAACACTGCTGTTGTAGGAAAATTGCCCAAAAAGAGCTCCCTTTCCATTTGTGCTCCACTTTGATTTTAATTGAGCATTTGAAACCAATGTGGAAAATAACCAAAGTGATAAAACAATATAACGCATATATCTCATGGGAGTAAAAATAAAATTATTTTAGGATAGAAACCCAAATAATGTGAGATTATTATATTTCTCTTTGATTAACACCCTATCTATTTTAAAATCGCTATGAAATTATCTTTATTACTAGTATTTAACAAAAAAAACCGAGCTATTTGGCTCGGTTTTTTACTTTTAATAATCTTTCATTAATACAATGCTTCTTTTAAGCTTGTACGGTATTCTTTGATTTCCTCTCGGTTCACTTTATTATCAGAATGAAGCATTAGGCTCAATAGATTTAATAAATTCTCTTTATCATCAAATTCAATTGGATATTCACCTCCTTCTTCATCTTCTTCCCAAATTGCTTGCACATCATATGCTTTATTAGCTTCTAAATACTCATAAGATAAACGAGTAACTTTGGCTAATAGAGGATCTTCTTCTTTTAAAGCTTGTTCTCTCAATTCCTTTAATTCCTCAATTAATTTCTTTGCAAGAACGCCCTCTTTTTCTACTAAAGCTATGACTTTCTCAATTTGTTTATTTGCTTTTCCGGTTTTCATCTTTTTAATTTATTGAATGTTGGTTAGAATTTAAAATCTTCCATGAATTTTGTTGTAAATTCTCCCTTTCTAAATTTTTCGTTTTTCATTAATGCTTGGTGGAAGGGTATTGTTGTTTTTACTCCTTCAATAATGTATTCATCTAAAGCACGTTGCATGGTTAAAATAGCTTCCTCTCTTGTTTGAGCAACTACAATTAATTTCGAAATCATTGAGTCATAATAGGGAGGAATAGTGTAGCCTGCATATACATGCGTGTCAATACGCACACCGTGTCCACCTGGTGCATGATACTCTGAAATTTTTCCAGGACATGGTCTAAAATCATTATAGGGATCCTCTGCATTGATTCGACATTGAATAGCATGCATGATAGGTTCATAATTTTTACCACTTATTTTGTCTCCAGCTGCAATCTTAATTTGCTCTTTTATTAAGTCAAAATTGATTACTTCTTCTGTAATAGTATGTTCTACTTGTATACGAGTATTCATTTCCATAAAATAGAAATCTCTATTCTTATCCACTAAGAATTCTATCGTACCTACACCCTCATATTTCACAGCCTTTGTTGCCTTAATAGCAGCTTCTCCCATCTTTTTACGCAATTCTTTTGTCATAAATGGTGAAGGAGTTTCTTCCACTAATTTTTGGTGACGGCGTTGAATAGAACAATCTCTTTCAGAAAGGTGACAGGCATTACCGTATTGGTCTCCAGCAATTTGAATTTCGATATGGTGAGGTTCTTCAATATACTTCTCCATATAAATCCCATCATTACCAAAGGCAGCTTTCGCCTCTTGTTTTGCAGAATCCCAATGGTGTTCCATTTCATCAGCATTCCATACGATACGCATACCTTTACCTCCACCGCCGGCTGTTGCTTTTATGATAACAGGATATTTAATTTTTTCGGCTGTAGTGTATGCATCATTTAAATCTTTTACCAATCCTTTTGACCCGGGAATACATGGAACGCCTGCTTTAATCATGGTAGCTTTTGCATTGGATTTATCTCCCATAGCATCAATTTGCTCTGGAGTAGCTCCAATAAATTTTACACCATTTTCTTGACAAACTTTAGAGAATTTTGCATTCTCTGAAAGAAAACCATACCCCGGATGAATGGCATCTGCATTTGTTATCTCTGCAGCAGCCATAATATTTGGAATATTTAAATAAGAATCTGCGCTTTTGGCAGGTCCTATACAAATTGCTTCATCGGCAAAACGAACATGTAAGCTATCTTTATCAGCTGTGCTATATACAGCAACTGTTTTGATACCCATTTCTTTGCATGTTCTAATAATGCGCAAAGCTATTTCACCTCTATTGGCTACTAA includes:
- the accC gene encoding acetyl-CoA carboxylase biotin carboxylase subunit; translation: MFKKILVANRGEIALRIIRTCKEMGIKTVAVYSTADKDSLHVRFADEAICIGPAKSADSYLNIPNIMAAAEITNADAIHPGYGFLSENAKFSKVCQENGVKFIGATPEQIDAMGDKSNAKATMIKAGVPCIPGSKGLVKDLNDAYTTAEKIKYPVIIKATAGGGGKGMRIVWNADEMEHHWDSAKQEAKAAFGNDGIYMEKYIEEPHHIEIQIAGDQYGNACHLSERDCSIQRRHQKLVEETPSPFMTKELRKKMGEAAIKATKAVKYEGVGTIEFLVDKNRDFYFMEMNTRIQVEHTITEEVINFDLIKEQIKIAAGDKISGKNYEPIMHAIQCRINAEDPYNDFRPCPGKISEYHAPGGHGVRIDTHVYAGYTIPPYYDSMISKLIVVAQTREEAILTMQRALDEYIIEGVKTTIPFHQALMKNEKFRKGEFTTKFMEDFKF